From the Cryptomeria japonica chromosome 2, Sugi_1.0, whole genome shotgun sequence genome, one window contains:
- the LOC131058628 gene encoding protein C2-DOMAIN ABA-RELATED 3: MEEAVAILKLRIIKGTNLAVRDMWTSDPYVVVRLGHQQKVKTRVIKKNLNPVWDEELSLYVTHSIPLVLKLEVFDKDWLSRDDHMGNGEVDLTDLAGAARMLNSNPSPSLAMKSKDGSSCIKCVEGHVVQEVCLRLQNVESGQLDLHIKWVDITH, from the exons ATGGAGGAAGCTGTGGCTATTCTGAAGCTCCGCATTATAAAAGGAACCAATTTGGCAGTTCGGGATATGTGGACCAGTGATCCTTACGTTGTGGTCAGACTTGGGCATCAG CAAAAAGTGAAGACTCGGGTTATAAAAAAGAACTTAAATCCAGTTTGGGATGAGGAATTGTCCCTGTATGTCACACATTCTATACCCCTCGTTCTCAAACTG GAAGTTTTTGACAAGGACTGGTTGAGCAGAGATGACCATATGGGCAATGGTGAAGTGGATCTGACAGATCTTGCAGGAGCTGCGAGAATGCTAAACTCAAACCCTTCGCCATCTTTGGCAATGAAGAGTAAGGATGGTTCTTCTTGTATTAAGTGTGTGGAGGGACATGTGGTGCAGGAAGTGTGTTTGAGGCTTCAGAACGTGGAGTCTGGTCAATTAGATCTGCACATCAAATGGGTTGATATCACGCATTAA
- the LOC131058626 gene encoding protein C2-DOMAIN ABA-RELATED 2, producing the protein MEEPVAILKLRIIKGTNLAVRDMWTSDPYVVVRFGHQKVKTRVIKKNLNPVWDEELTMYVTHSIPLVLKLEVFDKDRLSRDDQMGNGEVDLADLAGAARMQKTNPSPYLAMKNKEGSSCIKRVDGHVVQEVCVKLQNVESGQLDLHIKWVDLTD; encoded by the exons ATGGAGGAACCTGTTGCTATTCTGAAGCTCCGTATCATAAAAGGAACCAATTTGGCAGTTCGTGATATGTGGACCAGCGATCCTTACGTTGTGGTCAGATTTGGCCATCAG AAAGTGAAGACCCGGGTTATAAAAAAGAACCTGAATCCAGTTTGGGATGAGGAATTGACTATGTATGTCACACATTCTATACCCCTGGTTCTCAAACTG GAGGTGTTTGACAAGGACAGGTTGAGCAGAGACGACCAGATGGGTAATGGTGAAGTGGATCTGGCAGATCTTGCAGGCGCTGCGAGAATGCAAAAGACAAACCCATCACCATATTTGGCAATGAAGAATAAGGAGGGTTCTTCTTGCATTAAGCGTGTGGATGGACATGTGGTGCAGGAAGTGTGTGTGAAGCTTCAGAATGTGGAGTCTGGTCAACTGGATCTGCACATCAAATGGGTTGATCTCACCGATTAA